One part of the Armatimonadota bacterium genome encodes these proteins:
- a CDS encoding peptidoglycan DD-metalloendopeptidase family protein, which translates to MLWLGILLWGLIQPPTIEFVPMYGGLGGGGPVEMNHSGCIAPAERMEVQAAIRRFQAINPTVMGAPSKYPMYPQSGNLWDDLFVNNFTDIDLTSGERDYECTNFVYNGHQGHDSDIRSFMEQELGYPVQAVLDGQVVATRDGEFDRQTSASGAPANYVVLWHGGDHLTYYWHLRRNSVAVSVGQMVRAGQHLGMTASSGSSTYPHLHFESWNDNNWFEPSAGACRSGSSQWQRQTNIRRDMYLREFAMTDQHIGNYPGLPWELPRKGTFAPGQQPLYWYMIVHNLPAFSNWRFRFFRPDNTLHFDTGTYGFNNTSPYRWAWFWWFWSFSTPFTGQWRIDAVFNGNVVASAPFFISNDATAGHGPPAEPTSVSLDPPIVRADRPVALRVRMPLIRHRNYHPVTYRYQWLVNDAVVREAEHGAHSDVLPVGSFQPGDVVRGEVIVMESLGNGRGPYGAQTIVDGGDANGDGCVDDTDLAIVLSQFGLAHPPADFNEDGVVDDTDLAIVLSAFGRGC; encoded by the coding sequence ATGCTCTGGCTAGGAATTCTGCTGTGGGGTCTTATTCAGCCGCCGACTATCGAGTTTGTGCCGATGTACGGCGGATTGGGCGGCGGCGGTCCGGTCGAGATGAATCACAGCGGCTGCATCGCTCCTGCAGAGCGGATGGAAGTTCAAGCCGCTATTCGCCGTTTTCAAGCGATAAACCCGACCGTGATGGGCGCGCCGAGCAAGTACCCGATGTATCCTCAGTCGGGCAATCTGTGGGACGACCTGTTCGTCAATAACTTCACCGACATTGATTTGACTTCGGGCGAGCGCGATTACGAGTGCACGAACTTTGTCTACAACGGCCACCAAGGGCACGATTCGGACATTCGGTCGTTTATGGAGCAGGAGTTGGGCTATCCGGTTCAGGCCGTTTTGGACGGCCAGGTAGTGGCGACTCGCGACGGCGAGTTTGATCGCCAGACCTCCGCATCGGGCGCTCCGGCCAACTATGTCGTGCTTTGGCACGGCGGCGATCACTTGACCTACTATTGGCATCTGCGCCGCAATTCGGTGGCGGTGAGCGTCGGTCAAATGGTTCGCGCCGGACAGCATTTGGGAATGACGGCCAGCAGCGGCAGCAGCACCTATCCCCACTTGCATTTTGAATCTTGGAACGACAACAATTGGTTCGAGCCGTCCGCGGGCGCGTGTCGATCCGGCTCGAGCCAGTGGCAGCGACAGACTAACATACGGCGAGACATGTATTTGCGCGAGTTCGCGATGACCGACCAGCATATCGGCAACTACCCAGGCCTGCCCTGGGAGCTGCCAAGAAAGGGCACCTTTGCGCCTGGTCAGCAACCCCTCTATTGGTACATGATCGTGCACAATCTGCCAGCGTTCAGCAACTGGCGCTTTCGATTTTTTAGGCCCGACAACACGCTTCATTTTGATACGGGCACGTATGGGTTTAACAACACATCGCCTTATCGTTGGGCTTGGTTTTGGTGGTTTTGGAGCTTTTCGACGCCTTTCACGGGCCAGTGGCGGATCGATGCGGTCTTTAACGGCAATGTGGTCGCCAGCGCGCCGTTCTTTATCTCGAACGACGCGACAGCCGGGCACGGCCCGCCAGCCGAGCCGACTAGCGTCTCGCTGGATCCGCCCATAGTTCGAGCCGACCGCCCCGTGGCGCTGCGAGTCAGAATGCCCTTGATACGGCATCGAAACTACCACCCGGTTACCTATCGTTATCAATGGTTGGTGAACGATGCGGTGGTTCGAGAAGCCGAGCACGGCGCGCACTCGGACGTGCTGCCGGTCGGGAGTTTTCAACCGGGCGACGTTGTGCGAGGCGAAGTCATTGTCATGGAGAGTTTAGGGAATGGTCGGGGACCTTATGGCGCTCAGACCATTGTAGACGGCGGAGACGCGAACGGCGACGGCTGCGTGGACGACACCGACTTGGCCATTGTGCTGAGCCAATTCGGACTGGCGCATCCGCCGGCAGACTTTAACGAAGACGGTGTAGTTGACGATACCGACCTGGCCATTGTGCTGAGCGCGTTTGGCCGAGGCTGCTAA